A single genomic interval of Eurosta solidaginis isolate ZX-2024a chromosome 3, ASM4086904v1, whole genome shotgun sequence harbors:
- the LOC137244048 gene encoding uncharacterized protein, with product MEILKFCIQEGRYFKFKDTIYTQLKGMPIGAPTSPIIADIIMEKLLDNSIEKLRYKPRLLTKYVDDLFAIVRENQVQNTLDTLNNFDKSIQFTLEIKIDGTLAYLDSEINRRGNQLKLKWYKKPTASGRIINFNSKHPKSMIINTAMGCIRRMLHTSDEVYHDQIKKEIFTILRNNDFPKYTIKKLIKKAKLPKNIQNPEKHFIFKSLAYVPQLSERLAKSDCYNKENVKIAHKPSNTLKSIFNKTKSNISNMDKSNVVYKIPCKGNVGETCNNIYVGTTKSKLKTRLSQHKSDLKQCHQLNNHKTALMSHCATSGHIPNFDDTKILHKNNTIINDLLLKCYILSKYRQRYDSTIRVMWTIPLIFTNTC from the coding sequence atggaaatattaaaattttgcattcaAGAGGGCAGATATTTCAAGTTTAAGGATACCATATACacacaattgaaaggaatgcctATAGGAGCACCAACATCTCCAATTATAGCAGATATTATTATGGAAAAACTTTTAGATAATAGTATTGAAAAATTACGCTACAAACCAAGGTTACTTACAAAATATGTCGACGACCTCTTCGCCATAGTACGTGAGAATCAGGTACAAAATACACTGGACACACTTAACAATTTTGATAAGAGTATACAATTTACTTTAGAAATAAAAATTGATGGAACATTAGCTTATCTGGACTCCGAAATAAATAGACGTGGAAATCAACTTAAATTAAAGTGGTataaaaaacccacagcttcaggacgaataataaattttaattcaaagcatCCTAAATCTATGATtattaatacagcaatgggctgtatacgtagAATGCTGCACACCTCGGACGAAGTATACCACgatcaaataaagaaagaaatattcacaatattaagaaataacgattttccgaaatacacaattaaaaaattaataaaaaaagctaaacttCCAAAAAACATTCAAAACCCCGAGAAACACTTTATTTTTAAGTCGCTGGCTTATGTACCACAACTGTCGGAGCGTCTGGCCAAGTCTGACTGTTATAACAAAGAAAACgtaaaaatagcacataagccctctaacacattaaaaagtattttcaataaaaccaaatcgaatatatcaaatatggacaaaagcaacgttgtatacaaaattccctgtaaaggcaatGTTGGGGAAACTTGCAATAacatttatgtcggtacaaccaagtcaaaattaaaaactagattatcacaacacaaatcggatttaaaacaatgccatcaactaaataatcacaaaactgCACTCATGTCCCACTGTGCAACTAGCGGCCACATACCCAACTTTGACGATACCAAAATACTACacaagaacaacactataataaacgatttactcttgaaatgttacatatTATCAAAGTACCGACAAAGATACGACTCAACTATAAGAGTGATGTGGACCATTCcgctcatatttacaaacacctgcTAA